A part of Lagopus muta isolate bLagMut1 chromosome 26, bLagMut1 primary, whole genome shotgun sequence genomic DNA contains:
- the MADCAM1 gene encoding mucosal addressin cell adhesion molecule 1, which translates to MELAPLLFISLLWGCSGRPTNKLVVVPKEPVVQYGDAVQLNCSLACPGGTVQWKGLDTNLGSIDTLLTHSILKISSVKVATEGIKICQGTCGENSYQNTAVLKVYSLPEVLQISVDQALIPGQPSTLHCSALHVYPIIELQLAWYREDKLLMDEFEETETDEGLFDVVTTVRVSGEDVTEGVVFRCELTLTIGSKTFTRVASIPVSSRAVTEQPTAMATSTVSPHTTMTTTVIHSITEPAATTVPSPEPHEPSKALNAVSRRPETPTEWAAASKPTLPEHHQGPAVGTASLYLDGTSAPSMGTVSPAATQGAAVGGSSPGSHVTTPTCSLQIWSLPPNGIRGRALRIECQAQCTQNASVRWLHTPVALSQYREEAAGNGSTLWLDRAEPHHQGHYQCILLGRHAQAVSMQLVVSDDTSSSIPPIAMGTAFSLLGLIVTGIISRRLWKRFKSHYNLS; encoded by the exons ATGGAATTGGCTCCTCTCCTCTTCATCAGCTTGCTGTGGGGCTGTAGTG GGCGGCCGACCAACAAACTGGTGGTGGTGCCAAAGGAGCCAGTGGTGCAGTACGGGGACGCAGTGCAGCTGAACTGCTCACTGGCCTGCCCAGGCGGCACAGTGCAGTGGAAAGGGCTGGACACCAACCTGGGCAGCATCGACACCCTCCTCACCCACAGCATCCTGAAGATCAGCAGCGTCAAAGTGGCCACAGAGGGCATCAAGATCTGCCAGGGCACCTGCGGTGAGAACAGCTACCAGAACACTGCCGTCCTGAAGGTCTACT CTCTCCCAGAGGTGCTGCAGATCAGTGTGGACCAAGCACTGATACCGGGGCAGCCATccaccctgcactgctcagctttgcACGTGTATCCCATCATAGAGCTGCAGCTCGCCTGGTACCGGGAGGACAAATTGCTGATGGATGAATTTGAAGAAACAGAGACCGATGAGGGACTGTTTGATGTTGTGACCACAGTGCGGGTGTCAGGGGAGGACGTGACAGAAGGGGTTGTGTTCAGGTGTGAGCTGACGTTGACAATTGGGTCAAAGACCTTCACCCGTGTAGCATCCATTCCTGTGAGCAGTAGGG ctgttaCGGAGCAGCCAACAGCCATGGCCACATCCACAGTGAGCCCCCACACCACAATGACCACAACGGTGATCCACAGCATCACTGAGCCTGCAGCCACAACAGTGCCATCCCCAGAGCCACACGAGCCCAGCAAAGCCCTGAATGCTGTGTCACGGAGACCTGAGACCCCCACAGAGTGGGCTGCTGCATCCAAACCCACCCTACCCGAGCATCATCAGGGCCCTGCAGTGGGCACAGCATCGCTGTATCTGGACGGCACCTCAGCCCCCAGCATGGGCACTGTgagccctgcagccacacagggagcagctgtgggtggcagcagcccaggctcCCACGTAACAACACCTACCTGCAGCCTGCAGATCTGGTCGCTGCCTCCCAACGGGATACGAGGCAGAGCTCTGCGCATTGAGTGCCAGGCACAGTGTACCCAAAATGCCTCCGTCCGTTGGCTGCACACCCCTGTGGCTCTGTCCCAGTACCgggaggaggcagcaggcaaTGGTTCCACGCTCTGGTTGGACCGGGCTGAGCCCCATCACCAAGGCCACTATCAGTGCATCCTGCTGGGCCGCCATGCACAAGCAGTCAGCATGCAGCTGGTGGTCTCTGATG ATACATCCAGCTCCATCCCTCCCATAGCCATGGGCACAGCGTTCTCACTCCTGGGACTGATAGTGACTGGTATCATATCTCGTCGCCTATGGAAACGATTTAAATCACACTACAATCTGTCCTAA